The genomic window GCAATCGTATGGCGGCGGATTGCCGGCTGTCGAACAAAGGCGTTGACATCATCCAAATACACGCCTATAACCATCCATATGGATGGTGAGAGGATGATCTTAATTTCATGACAAAAGAAACGGCAGTCGAGCCCGCCCGCTCCCGAGGCGGCGAGACGGAGAAAATCACGATCAATATCGGCCCGGTGGATCTGGGCCAGATCGACCTGCTCGTGGAAGAAGGTTTTTATTCGAACCGTACGGATCTGATCCGCACGGCGATCCGAAACCAGTTGTCGGTTCACGCGGTGGTCGTCAAGGAGACGGTCACGCGGCGCGAACTGGTGCTGGGCCTCCAGTATTTTTCGAAGCGCGATCTCGAAGCGGTGCGCGCGGCAAACGAACGGCTCAATATCCAGGTACTTGGATTGGCCAGCATCGCCGCCGACGTCACGCCCGAACTCGCCCTGGCAACAATCGACTCGATTCTGGTGCGCGGTGCGCTGCACGCATCGGCGGCTGTGAAAGCTGCCCTCGCGGATCGCATTCGCTAGCGCCGGAATGACCTTACGGACTCACGTCCGACCAAAACGGAATGAACAATGAAACTCAATGATGGTTTTCTGGATTCGATGAAAGAAGCGTTCGCGCGCTTTCGCGAACACGACGCAACGGGCGCCACGGATGTCATTCAGCGCGCGTTGCGTGGCGGCTCGCCCGCGGCGGAACCCGCGCAGGAAGCATCGCGGCCCGAGCAATCGATTTCGGCGCGTCTCGCCGATGTCCTCCAACGCTTCAGCCATGCGCGACCGGAACAGACCGCGCACGACGTCGAAGACCGTGGGCATTTCAGCACGCGCAGCTATGCGAACGCCGCCGGCCAGCGCGATTACAAGCTCTATGTGCCGAGCGGGTATGACAGCGAGCCGTTGCCGCTCATCGTCATGTTGCACGGTTGCACGCAGGACGCCGACGACTTCGCGGCAGGCACGCAGATGAACGCGCTCGCCGAAGAGCACAACTGCATCGTCGTGTATCCCGTTCAGCCGCAGCATGCGAATACGTCGAAATGCTGGAACTGGTTCAAGACGACCGATCAGGCGCGCGACGGGGGCGAGCCGTCGCTGATCGCGGGCATCACGCGCGAGGTGATCGAGAGCCATTGTGTGGACACGAAGCGCGTGTATATCGCGGGATTGTCGGCGGGTGGGGCGATGGCGGCGATCATGGCGCAGCGCTATCCCGATCTCTACGCGGCAGCCGGCGTCCATTCCGGTCTGCCGGCCGGTTCCGCACACGATCTGCCGTCCGCGCTCGCCGCCATGCGTGGCGGAAAGAGTCCGACGCCCGCACGCGCGACGGAAAAGCCCCGCTGCCCGCTCATCGTGTTTCATGGCGATGCCGATGCGACCGTGCACTATTCCAACGCCCGCGAACTCATGCGTGCCTATGGCGAGGACATGACCGCGCGCGATCAGCCGTCCGCAGGGCTTGCCGGTGCGCGCAAATACACCGTGCGGCAAACGACATCGCCCGATGGCGTGATCGCCGAACTATGGACCGTGCATGGCGCACCGCATGCGTGGTCCGGCGGCAGCACGCGCGGCTCTTTTACCGATCCCGCCGGGCCGAACGCCAGTGCGGAAATGCTGCGCTTCTTCCTCGCGCATCCTCAGCGTCATTGATCTCGCTTCGACGTAAGCGCTCTACTTGAGCGCTTCCACATTGACCGTCCGATAGGAGATCGGACGATCCATCGTATGCGTCGTCGATGCAGCGGAGCGGCATGCGACGACGAAACCATCATGCCGAGAACGGTCATCGACATCGCGAATGTTCGAAGCCCAAAAATGCGTTCTCGTTCATAGGAAAGCCCGAGGCTGCGCCAGTCTACGACGCGCCTCGCATACGCGCCGAACACGCCTCGTGTTCACGGTAAGCGCGACATTCATTGCATCGCACTCGACATGTGCGAACGCTCAATCGTCATACGCATGCAGAAACGAGGCCAACGGATCCGCCATATCCTAGTCATCGTCCGACCATTTATTTCTGCGGAAATGTTCGCGGACAATATTCGCGAGAGCATCAGGCCTGGCCCCATCCAACAACGGAGTTCCGCAGATGAAAGGGCACTTGACGGTCGCCGCGATCGCTTTCGCTTTCGCCACTGTAGTCGCCGGATGCAGTGGCGGCAGTTCCAACTCCGACGCGCCCGCCACGACCGGAGGCGCAGCGCCCGCAGCGAGTCCTTCATCCGCGCCGTCGAGTCCTGCGGCGGCTTCGAGTCCAACGACATCGGCATCGAGTCCGGCGGCTGCATCGAGTCCCGCGACAGCAGCTTCGAGCCCCGCAGTGGCGGCTTCGAGCCCTGTGGCTCCGGCATCGAGTCCCGCGACAGCGTCGACGCCATCGGCGGCGTCATCGCCAAGCGGTGCGAGCGCGCCATCGGGGGCGAGTACGCCATCGTCGGGGACGCCGCCATCGGCATCGAATGCGATGGACGTGACCACGTATCACAACGACATCGGCCGCACCGCGCAGCAACTCGCGGAAACGAAGCTCACGCGCGCGAACGTCAACGCCGCGACGTTCGGCAGGCTCGGGTTCTATACCGTCGATGGCGCCGTCGATGCGCAGCCGCTCTTTCTCGCGAACGTGCCGGTTGCAGGCGGCACGCATAACGTGCTCTATGTCGTGACGGAAAACGCGAGCGTGTATGCCTTCGATGCCGACACCGGCGCCGTGCTCTGGCGCATCTCGACCGCGCTTGCCGGCGAAACGCCGAGCGACGATCACGGCTGCAATCAGATCACGCCGACGATCGGCATCACGGCGACACCTGTCATCGACCGCGCGCGTGGGCCGCATGGCGCGATGTATGTGGTCGGCATGTCGAGAGACAGCGGCGGTGCTTATCATCAGCGCCTTCATGCGCTCGATATCACTACGGGCGCCGAACTCTTCAACGGTCCCACTGAAATCACCGGCTCGTATCCGGGCACGGGATCGGGCAGCGTGAACGGCGTCGTGCCCTTCACGCCGGGGCAGTATGTCGAGCGCGCGTCGTTGTTGCTGCTGAACGGCGTCATCTATACAGGGTGGAGTTCGCACTGCGATACGCTGCCGTACACCGGCTGGGTCATGGCCCATAGCGCGGACACGCTCAAGCCAACCGGCGTGCTCAACCTGACGCCGAACGGTGAGATGGGCGGCATCTGGATGAGCGGCGCGGGCCTCGCGTCCGACGGCACGGCGATCTATTTCCTCGACGGCAACGGCACCTTCGATCCGACCACCAACGCGCAGGACATGCCCAGCAAGGGCGACTTCGGCAACGGCTTCCTCAAGGTCACGCCCACGCCCACGCTGCACGTCGCCGATTATTTCGAACCTTCGGACACGGTGCAGCAATCGAATGCGGACCTCGATCTCGGCTCGGGCGGCGTGCTGGTGTTGCCCGATCTCGTCGATATCAACGGCAACGTGAGGCATCTCGCGGTCGGCGGCGGCAAGACGCGCGCGCTCTATATCGTCAATCGCGATTCGATGGGCAACTTCGATTCGAACGGCGACCACATCTATCAGGAGCTTTTCTCGACGATCTTCGGCCCGATGTTCAGTGCGCCCGCGTATTACAACAGCACGGTGTATGTCGGCCCGGCGGGCGATCATCTGAAGGCGCTGCCGGTCACGAACGCCGTATTCGCCACGACGGCATCGAGCCAGAGCGCGCAGACGTGGAGCTTCCCGGGCGTCGCGCCGGTGATCTCGGCGAACGGCAGCGCGAACGGCATCGTGTGGGCGGCGGAAAACGGCGCCGTCGGCGCGCTGCATGCCTACGACGCCAGCAATCTCGCGAGCGAGCTGTACAACAGCAACCAGTCGGGCACGCGCGATCAGTTCGGCGCGGGCAACAAGTTCATCTCGCCGATGATCGCGAACGGCAAGGTCTATGTGGGCACGAAGACGGGCGTCGCCGTGTTCGGTCTGTTCGGCGGCTGACGGGATTTCATGCGGGCGGGCGTTGCGTCGATATAAGATCGCGTAACGTCAACCCGTGGAGTGCCTGATGCAACTGACCCGTCTTCTCGTTCCGGCTTTCATGCAGACGCTCAAGAGTGTGTCGACATGGCTCGATAAAGCCGCCACGCGCGAGCAGGAACAGGGCGCCGATGCCGATGCGCTGCTCTGCCTGCGCCTCGCGCCCGACATGTTTCCGCTCGCGGCGCAGGTGCGCTTCGTGTGCTTTCAGGCGCAGGAGCCGCTGTATCGGCTGCGCGGGGAAGCGGTGCCGCAAGCGTTGCTCGATGTGCGGCAGGAAGGATGGAAGTCGAACGAAGCGCCCGGCACCTTTGCGCAGGCTCAGGCGCGCATTGCGGATGCCATCGTGTTGCTTCAGGGTCTCGCACCCGACGCGCTCGATGCCGGCGCCGAGTTGCAGATCGCGCTCGAATTGCCGAACGGAATCGTCTTCGACATGACCGGCGAGCAGTACGCACGCGACTGGGCGTTACCGCAGTTCTACTTTCATGCCGTGACCGCGTACGCGATTTTGCGCCATCACGGCGTGCCGCTCGGCAAGCCGGAGTACGTCTCGCATATGTTCGCGTACATCCGGCCCGGCACGTTGCCGCAGGGTTGAAGCCTCACGCGTTGGACGTCACGCGTTGGACATTACGCGGCGCTTGTCGTCGGCACGTTGCTCGTTGCCGTGACGCAGGCGCGCGCTGCATGCCGCGGCGATCAGCAGCGCCACCGCCAGACACACGAGGCCGTTCATTGCGCGGCCGGTCGTCTGCTCGATGATGCCCATCACCGTCGGTCCGACGAAGCCGCCCAGCAGGCCGCACGAGTTCACGAGGCCGAGGCCGCCCGCGAGCGCACTGCCCGACAGACGCGACGACGGGAACGTGAAGATGATCGACTGCACGACGAAGAACATCGACGCGGACATGCATACGCCCAAGAGCCCGATGACCGGCGTCGACCATGCGGCGATCAACATGCCTGACGCCATGACGACGAGTCCGCCAATCAACATGCGGCGGCTGCGCGACGAACTGCTTGCCAAACGCGGCAACGTGGCCGCGCCGATTGCAGCGGCAACCCACGGCGTCGCGCTCAGCAGACCGATCATCAGCGGCGAGAAATGCCCCGACTTACCGATGATGCCCGGCAGGAAGAAGATCACCGTGTAGATCGTCAACTGATGGCAGAAGTAGACGAGAATCGCGAGCCACACCTGACGATCGGCGATAACGCTGCGCAATCCATGCGAGCCATGCGCGCTGCCTTGCGCGGCATGCTCCGCCGCGAGACGTCGTTCGAGTGCGAGCGCTTCGTCGCGGGCGAGCCAGGGTGCGCTCGTCGGGCGATCGGGCAGCATCTTCCACACGACGAACGCGAGCAGGATCGCGGGCAGACCTTCGATCACGAAGAGCCATTGCCAGCCATGAAAGCCGAGCCGGCCGTCGAGTTCGAGCAGCGCGCCGCCGAGCGGTCCGCCGACGATATTCGCCACGCACACGCCGAGCAGGAAATAGCCTGTTGCGCGCGCGCGTTCCTCGCGGCCGAACCAGTACGTGAGATACAGCATCACGCCGGGAAAGAGGCCTGCTTCGGCGGCGCCGAGCAGAAGGCGCATCACATAGAACGAGGTCTCGCCGGTGACGAAGGCCATCGCCACGGAAAGCGCGCCCCACGTCACCATGATGCGCGTGATCCAGAAGCGCGCGCCGACCTTGTGCATGACGAGGTTGCTCGGAATCTCGAAGAGCGCATAGGTCAGAAAGAACAGACCCGCGCCGAGTCCGTACGCGGCGGCGGAAATGCCGAGATCGATGCTCATCGAATGCTTGGCGAGCGCGATGTTCGTGCGATCGAGGAAGCTGATCACATACACGATCACCAGCAACGGCATCAGCTTGCGCAGCAGCAGGCTATTGAGCGGCGCGGGCGTGGCGCTCGTCGCGCTCGTTGAATTGGGCTTGGACATGATGACTCCCGGATCAGAATGGACGCGCGGCGCGCGGGGGCAGTGCGGTGTCGGGAAGGCGTTGCATGAAGGTGTCTCCGTTAGCTTTGTAGTTTTATTAGTGTGATGACAGGCACGCGCCGCAAGCGCAGCGCGTGTATCGCGTGTATCGGGAAATCAGAAGTTCACGTTGTCGCCGCCTTTGAGCGACAGCATCTGACGCGCTTCGGCAGGCGTCGCGACTTCGAGCGACAAACCTTCGATCACTTGCCGGATCTTGCGCACCTGCGCCGCGCTCGATTCGGCGAGTTCGCCCGGACCGATCCACAACGAATCTTCCAAACCGACGCG from Caballeronia insecticola includes these protein-coding regions:
- a CDS encoding MFS transporter, which codes for MSKPNSTSATSATPAPLNSLLLRKLMPLLVIVYVISFLDRTNIALAKHSMSIDLGISAAAYGLGAGLFFLTYALFEIPSNLVMHKVGARFWITRIMVTWGALSVAMAFVTGETSFYVMRLLLGAAEAGLFPGVMLYLTYWFGREERARATGYFLLGVCVANIVGGPLGGALLELDGRLGFHGWQWLFVIEGLPAILLAFVVWKMLPDRPTSAPWLARDEALALERRLAAEHAAQGSAHGSHGLRSVIADRQVWLAILVYFCHQLTIYTVIFFLPGIIGKSGHFSPLMIGLLSATPWVAAAIGAATLPRLASSSSRSRRMLIGGLVVMASGMLIAAWSTPVIGLLGVCMSASMFFVVQSIIFTFPSSRLSGSALAGGLGLVNSCGLLGGFVGPTVMGIIEQTTGRAMNGLVCLAVALLIAAACSARLRHGNEQRADDKRRVMSNA
- a CDS encoding DUF1993 domain-containing protein; translation: MQLTRLLVPAFMQTLKSVSTWLDKAATREQEQGADADALLCLRLAPDMFPLAAQVRFVCFQAQEPLYRLRGEAVPQALLDVRQEGWKSNEAPGTFAQAQARIADAIVLLQGLAPDALDAGAELQIALELPNGIVFDMTGEQYARDWALPQFYFHAVTAYAILRHHGVPLGKPEYVSHMFAYIRPGTLPQG
- a CDS encoding outer membrane protein assembly factor BamB family protein; protein product: MDVTTYHNDIGRTAQQLAETKLTRANVNAATFGRLGFYTVDGAVDAQPLFLANVPVAGGTHNVLYVVTENASVYAFDADTGAVLWRISTALAGETPSDDHGCNQITPTIGITATPVIDRARGPHGAMYVVGMSRDSGGAYHQRLHALDITTGAELFNGPTEITGSYPGTGSGSVNGVVPFTPGQYVERASLLLLNGVIYTGWSSHCDTLPYTGWVMAHSADTLKPTGVLNLTPNGEMGGIWMSGAGLASDGTAIYFLDGNGTFDPTTNAQDMPSKGDFGNGFLKVTPTPTLHVADYFEPSDTVQQSNADLDLGSGGVLVLPDLVDINGNVRHLAVGGGKTRALYIVNRDSMGNFDSNGDHIYQELFSTIFGPMFSAPAYYNSTVYVGPAGDHLKALPVTNAVFATTASSQSAQTWSFPGVAPVISANGSANGIVWAAENGAVGALHAYDASNLASELYNSNQSGTRDQFGAGNKFISPMIANGKVYVGTKTGVAVFGLFGG
- a CDS encoding extracellular catalytic domain type 1 short-chain-length polyhydroxyalkanoate depolymerase, coding for MKLNDGFLDSMKEAFARFREHDATGATDVIQRALRGGSPAAEPAQEASRPEQSISARLADVLQRFSHARPEQTAHDVEDRGHFSTRSYANAAGQRDYKLYVPSGYDSEPLPLIVMLHGCTQDADDFAAGTQMNALAEEHNCIVVYPVQPQHANTSKCWNWFKTTDQARDGGEPSLIAGITREVIESHCVDTKRVYIAGLSAGGAMAAIMAQRYPDLYAAAGVHSGLPAGSAHDLPSALAAMRGGKSPTPARATEKPRCPLIVFHGDADATVHYSNARELMRAYGEDMTARDQPSAGLAGARKYTVRQTTSPDGVIAELWTVHGAPHAWSGGSTRGSFTDPAGPNASAEMLRFFLAHPQRH
- a CDS encoding transcription regulator, whose amino-acid sequence is MTKETAVEPARSRGGETEKITINIGPVDLGQIDLLVEEGFYSNRTDLIRTAIRNQLSVHAVVVKETVTRRELVLGLQYFSKRDLEAVRAANERLNIQVLGLASIAADVTPELALATIDSILVRGALHASAAVKAALADRIR